The following are encoded together in the Ovis aries strain OAR_USU_Benz2616 breed Rambouillet chromosome X, ARS-UI_Ramb_v3.0, whole genome shotgun sequence genome:
- the LOC101122834 gene encoding small ribosomal subunit protein eS4, X isoform-like, protein MARGPKKHLKRVAAPKHWMLDKLTGVFAPRPSTGPHKLRECLPLIIFLRNRRKYALTGDEVKKICMQRFIKIDGKVRTDITYPAGFMDVISIDKTGENFHLIYDTKGHFAVHRITPEEAKYKLCKVRKIFVGTKGIPHLVTHDARTIRYPDPLIKVNDTIQIDLETGKITDFIKFDTGNLCMVTGGANLGRIGVITNWERHPGSFDVVHVKDANGNSFATWLSNIFVIGKGNKPWISLPRGKGIRLTIAEERDKRLAAKQSSG, encoded by the coding sequence ATGGCTCGGGGTCCCAAGAAGCACCTGAAACGCGTAGCAGCTCCAAAACATTGGATGCTGGATAAACTGACTGGTGTGTTTGCCCCTCGTCCATCTACCGGCCCCCACAAGCTAAGGGAATGTCTCCCCCTAATCATTTTCCTAAGGAATAGACGTAAGTATGCCTTAACTGGAGACGAAGTAAAGAAGATTTGCATGCAGCGTTTCATTAAGATCGATGGCAAAGTCCGAACAGATATAACCTACCCTGCCGGTTTTATGGATGTCATCAGTATTGATAAGACTGGAGAGAATTTTCATTTGATCTATGACACCAAGGGTCACTTTGCTGTTCATCGTATTACACCTGAGGAGGCCAAGTATAAATTGTGCAAAGTAAGAAAGATATTTGTGGGGACAAAAGGAATCCCTCATCTGGTAACCCATGATGCTCGTACCATCCGTTACCCTGATCCCCTCATCAAGGTGAATGATACCATTCAGATTGACTTGGAGACTGGCAAGATTACTGATTTCATCAAATTTGACACTGGTAACCTGTGCATGGTGACTGGAGGTGCTAACCTGGGAAGAATTGGTGTGATTACAAACTGGGAGAGACATCCAGGTTCTTTTGATGTAGTTCATGTGAAAGATGCAAACGGCAACAGCTTTGCCACTTGGCTCTCGAACATTTTTGTTATTGGCAAAGGCAACAAACCATGGATCTCTCTTCCCCGTGGAAAGGGTATTCGCCTTACCATTGCTGAGGAGAGAGATAAGAGATTGGCAGCCAAACAGAGCAGTGGATAA